The sequence below is a genomic window from Variovorax paradoxus B4.
CGACGAGCACTGCGTCATGGTGCTGAAGAACTGCGGCCCGCGCGGCTATCCCGGCATGGCCGAGTCGGGCAACATGCCGCTGCCGCCGAAGGTGCTGCGCAAGGGCATCACCGACATGGTCCGCATCAGCGACGCGCGCATGAGCGGCACCGCCTACGGCACCGTGGTGCTGCACACCGCACCCGAGGCCGCCGCCGGTGGGCCGCTGGCGCTGGTGCAGGATGGCGACATCGTCGAGCTCGACGTGCCCAACCGAAAGCTGCACCTGCATGTGAGCGACGAAGAGCTGGCGAAGCGGCGCGAGAAATGGGTCGCACCCAAGCCGCCGCTCGACTCGGGCTACTGGAAGCTCTATGTCGACACGGTATTGCAGGCCGACCAGGGTGCCGACCTGGCCTTCCTGCGCGGGCGCCGCGGGGCTTTCGTGCCGCGCGACAATCACTGAGATGACAAGACTGGTAGCCATCGACTGGGGCACAAGCTCCCTGCGAGGCGCCCTGCTGGACGCGAACGGCAAGGTGCTGGAAGAACGCAGCGACGCGCGCGGCATCCTCACCGTGGCCGAAGGCGGTTTTCTCGCCGTCTTCGAGACCTTGTTCGGCGACTGGATGCGCCTCGAAGGCGCGCGCTGCCTGATCTCCGGCATGGCCGGCAGCAAGCAGGGCTGGGTCGAGGCACCGTATTGCGCCTGCCCTGCAGGCCGCGTCGAAGTCGGCCGCAGGATCATCGACATCGAAGCCATGCCCGGCGCGCGCATCGCGATCGTGCCCGGCCTGCGCGACGAACATGCCGGCGTGCCCGATGTGATGCGCGGCGAAGAAGTGCAGATCTTCGGTGCCATGTCGATCACCGGCCTGGACGACGGCGTCTTCGTGTTGCCGGGCACCCACAACAAATGGGCGACGGTGAAGAAGGGCCGCATCGTTGGCTTTCGCACCTACATGACGGGCGAGTTCTACGCGCTGCTGAGCCAGCACTCGATCCTGGCACGCACGCTCGACGCGGCGGCCCCGCTCGACGAAGCGGCCTTCCTCGAAGGCGTGACGCGCTCCGAAAACGGCCACGGCCTGCTGCACAACGCCTTCGGCGCGCGCACGCTCGCGCTGTTCGAGCGCATGCCGAAGGAAGAGCTGTCGAGCTACCTCTCCGGCCTGCTCATCGGCGAAGAACTGCGCACGCAGTCGCTGCAGGCGGTCGGCGAGGTCGTGCTGATCGGCTCCTCCGCCCTGACCCAACGCTATGCCCTGGCCCTGCGCGCCACCGGCACCGCCACGCGCACGCTCGGCGCCGAAGCCACCTGGGCCGGCCTGCATGCGCTGTCCGGCTTCCTCGACATCGGCAGAATGCCCCCATGACCACACCCCGCGAAAAATTCGATGCCGCGATGCGCGAGCTTCCGCTGGTTGCCATCCTGCGCGGACTCGCGCCTGCCGAGGCCGCCGACGTGGGCGATGCCATCGTCGAGTCCGGCTTCCGGCTGCTCGAAGTGCCGCTCAATTCACCCAAGCCCTACGCCAGCATCACGCTGATGCGCACGCGCTTCCCGCACGCCCTGGTGGGCGCCGGCACGGTGCTCGACGTGCAGCAGGTGCGCTATGTGCATTCGGCCGGCGGCGAGCTGATCGTGTCGCCCAACTTCAATGCCGAGGTGATCGCCGAAGCCGTGCGGCTCGGCATGGTCTGCCTGCCCGGCGTGATGACGCCGACCGAAGCCTTCGGCGCGCTGGCCGCGGGCGCGACCGGGCTCAAGCTGTTCCCGGCCGAACTGGCATCGCCCGCGGTGGTGAAAGCCCTGCTCGCGGTGCTGCCAGAAGGCACGCCGCTGATGCCCGTGGGCGGCATCACGCCCACCAACATGGCCGAATGGTGCTCGGCCGGTGCGGCCGGCTTCGGCATCGGCTCCGCGCTCTACAAGCCGGGCAAACAGGCTTCGGCCGTACGCGCCGATGCGCAGAGATTCGTTGCGGCCTTCACGGGCTCGGCCCACGCCTGAAAACCTTCTTTCCACGTTCACGAGGGAGCGTCGATGTCCGCCGATTCAGATTACGCCAGTCCGGCCGTGCGCAAGCTGCGCGAAGACCTTGCACTCGCGCTGCGCGCAGCCGCCCACCACGGATTGTCCGAAGGGGTCTGCAACCATTTCAGCGTGCTGTTGCCGGGCGCCCAAGACCGCTACCTGATCAATCCGCGCGGCCTGCACTGGAGCGAGATCGGCCCTGACGACGTCGTGCTGATCGACGTGCACGGCGAAGTGCTCGCCGGCCGCCACAGGGTGGAACCGACAGCCCTGTTCATCCACGGCGCGGTGCACCGCCTGACCGGCCATGCGGTCGTGCTGCACTGCCACATGCCCTACGCCACCGCACTCACGCTCACGGCCGAGCGCGCGCTCGATCCCACGCTGAGCCAGAACGCGATGCGCTACATGAACCGCATCGCGGTCGATGCGGTCTACAACGGCCTCGCGCTCGACGATGCCGAGGGCGAGCGCATCGCGCGCGCCATGGCGGGGAAGGACATTGCCTTTCTCGCGAACCATGGCGTGATCGTGGCGGGCGCCTGCATTGCGCATGCTTACGACGATCTCTACTATCTGGAACGCGCGAGCCTGCACCAGGTGATTGCGCAATCGACCGGGCGCCCGCTGGTTCCCGTCGATGCCAGGCTGGCCGCGCATGTCGCGGCGCAGATCCAGGGTGAACGCGAGCAGGCGGACCTGTTCTTCGAGGCGCTCCGGCGAATGCTGCCTCCGCCACGCGGCTGACGTCCGTTCGGCCGATTTCGGATCGTAAAAGGACTGCGCAGAATCGCGCAATGGCCGCGCAGCGGCTTACAGCTCTTCATCCGATTTCGCTCCAGCCTTACAAAGCGTTCACATGGGACCACGACGATAGGGCTTCCAACCACTCCATGGGAGTTGCCATGAAAAAGCTCACTTACGCCATTGGCGCCGCGGCCCTGCTGTCGCTGGCTGCACTCAGCGCCCCGGCACAGGCACAGACCGGCGGCCGCTTCATCCAGGCCCAGGTGTATGTGGTTCCCGCACCGCCGCCTCCGCCGCGCCACCACTACTACGCGCCGCCGCCCCCGCGGCATCACTACTACGGCCCTGGCTACTACCACGGGCGCGACCGCTACGAACATCGGCATCGCCACTGGGAGGAGCGCCGCTACGGCCGCAGGGACTATGACGGCGACGGCGTGCCGAACCGCTACGACCGCCGGCCCGAGAACCCCTACCGCTACTGATCCGCCGGACCGGGCCTATGCAGCGGCAGGCGCCGCCGCATAAGCAGGCGCATCGCTCGAGAGGCTTTGCTTGAGCTGGCGCGCGACCGCGTCGGCCAGCACCTCGGGCAGGCCCGCTTCCACGCCGGCCAGCGCCAGTTGGGCCACCTCGCCGGGCGAGGCCTTGGGACCGGGCACGTGCGAAGCCATGTCAGTGTCCATGTAGGCCACGTGCAGGCTCGTCACCTGCGTGCCCTGGCCCGCCAGTTCGTTGCGCAGTCCATTGCTCAGCGACCATGCCGCCGACTTGGTGGCGCTGTAGGTGGCCACGCTCGGGAAAGTGGTCCAGCTCAGCGCCGACAGCACATTGACGATCGCCCCGCCGCCATTGGCCGCGAGCACGGGCGCAAACGCCTGCGACACCCCCCACACGCCGAAGAAATTGGTTTCGAACTCTGCGCGCGCCGCCTCGACGGCTCCGGCACCCAGCAGATTGGCGCCGCGCGAAATGCCGGCGTTGTTGACGAGCAGCGTGACGTCGCCGCATGCGCGCACCGCCGCCTCGATCTGCGCGGGCTGCGTGACGTCGAGCGCCACGGGAACCACGCCAGGCAGCGTGACGCTCTTCGGATCACGCGCGGCCGCGTAGACCTTGCGCGCGCCCGCAGCCAGCGCCGCCTTGGCGAATGCAAGGCCCAGGCCACGGTTGGCACCGGTGATGAAGACGACGGAATCCTTGATTTTCATGGGAAGCCTTTCAGCGGGACGCATCGTCCCTTGTATTGATCGGTCGAAAAAAGCAGACGGCTCAGGCTTGCGCCACGCGCCGCAGCAGGCCACTGGTTGTGCGCGGCCAGCCCACGCGGCCGAACCAGGCGCCGCCGGCAATCGCCGATGCGATGACGATGCCGTACACCACCAGCGCCACGCCCTGTGCGGCGAACACGCCGGCCAGCCCGCCGCCCCAGCGCAAGGCCAGCCAGCCGCCCACGCCGGCCACCACGAGCCGCGCGATGTTGCCGAGCACCGGCCACAGCAGGCGCCCGGCCCCCTGCGAGGCGAAATACAGCACCAGCCCGACGCCGAAGAAGCCGTAGAGCGGCCCGACCACGCGCAGGTAGTGCGCGCCCGTTTCGAGCATGACGGGATCGTTGCCGAACAGCAGCAGCCAGGGGCGCGGGAACAGCGCCGCGGCGAGGCCGATGGTTTCGGTGAGCGCAAAGGCCAGCGCCGCGCCGGCCCAGGTGGCGCGAAGCGCGCGTTCCCGCTGCCCCGCGCCCATGCAGGTGCCCACCATCGCGACCAGCGGCGCGCCAAGGCCGAACACCAGCGGCACCAGCAGGTACTCGAGCCGCGAGGCGGTGCCGTAGCCCGCCAGCGCGCCAGAGCCGAAGTGCCCGGTCAAGGCCGTGGCAATGCCGATCGACAGGTTGGTCGCCACCGTCGACACCGCACCCACCAGCCCGATGCGCAGGATGTCGCGGAACAGCGGCCAGCGCAGCTTCAGTGCGGAGAGCGTGGGGCGCAGCAGGCTGCGCGGCGAGCGCAGGTAGACGATGAGCGCGATCGACCCCAGCAGGTAGTACAGCAGCAACGCCATCGCGCCGCCCGCGATGCCCATGCCCGGCAGCGGTCCCCAGCCGAAGATCAGGAGCGGCGACGCCGGAATGAGGAACACCACGCCCACCACCGTCACGTTCGCCGGCACCGCCATGTTGCCGGTGCCGCGGATGATGGCCGAGAGCGAATTGAAGAGCCACACCAGCACCGCACCCGCGAACACCCAGTTCGAATACGTCAGGGCCGCGTCGAGCGCCGCGCCGGTGCCGCCCATGATGGCGTAGAGCCATCGCCCGCCGGCCAGCAGCGCAAGCGAAAAGCACAGGCCGAAGCCGATCGCGATGACCGCCGCATGCCACACCAGCGCATCGGCGTCGCCGCGGCGGCGCGCGCCCAGCGCACGGGCGATCGACGAGGCAATGCCGCCGCCCATGGCGCCGGCCGAGGTCATCTGCATCAGCATGACGATGGGAAACACCAGCGCCATGCCGGCCAGCGCATTGGTGCCCAGCTTGCCGACGAAGTAGGTTTCGATGAGCCCGACGGATGCCTGCGCCACCATCACGAGCACGTTGGGCGCGGCCAGGCGCAGCAGGGTCGCCACGATCGGCGCCTCGAGCAGCATGCGCGTGCGCGGATCGAGTTCCTGGCTCACTGGGTAACCTCCGCACTCCGCGCTGCGGTATTCGCCTTGGGAGCGGCCCGGCGGCTCATGCCGCCACCAGCTTCGCACGCGCCAGCCGCGCTTCGCGGATCGGCAGGTGCACCAGCGCCGCGCCCGCGGCGAGCGCGATGTCGATGTACCAGACGATGTCGTAGTTGCCCGTGGCCTGGAAGACGTAGCCGCCCAGGTACGCGCCCAGGAAGCCGCCGACCTGGTGCGCCAGCATCACGATGCCGAACAGCATCGCCATGTTGGCCGGCCCGAACATCTTGGCGACGAGACCGGCGGTCGGCGGCACGGTCGACAGGAAGGTCACGCCCATCACGGCGGCGAACACCAGCATGACCACGGTCGTCTTCGGCGCCAGCAGGAACACCAGCACGGCGATGCCGCGCGTGGCATAGACCAGCGACAGCAGCGACTTCATGCGCCAGCGCCCCACGGCCCAGCCCATGGCCAGGCTGCCGACGATGTTGAAGAGCCCGATCATCGCGAGCGCCCAGCCGCCGACCTCGGCCGGCAGCCCACAGGCCGCGACGACGCCGGGCAGGTGCGTGGCGAGGAAGGCGACGTGGAAGCCGCAGACCAGGAAGCCCAGGCTCAGGTAGCGGTAGCTGGGCGTCGCGAGCGCCTGGCCGATGGCCTGGCGCGCACTCAGCGGCTTCGTGCCCGATGCGGCTGCCGAGGCCGCGGCCATTGCGTTCGAGTTGCCCTTGAGCACCCATGCGGCCGGCAGCGCCAGCAGCACCAGCACGCCGAGCCACTGCATGGCGCCGGCCCAGCCCACGGCCGCCGTCAGGCCGACGGCGATCGGCGCCATCGCGAACTGTCCGAAGGAGCCGCCGGCGTTGACCAAGCCGGTGGCCAGGCCGCGTTTCCCGGCCGGCACCAGGCGCGTGGTCGCGGCCATCAGCACCGAAGGGCCCGCCATGCCGGCGCCACCGGCCGCCAGCACGCCGATCGCGAGGATCAGGCCGGCCGTGCTCGTCATCAGCGGCGTGATCAAGGTGCCGATGGCGACCAGCAGCACGCCGAGGAACACCACGCGCCCGGTGCCGATGCGGTCGGCCGCGGCGCCCGCGAAGGGCTGCGTGAGCCCCCACCAGAGCTGCCCGAATGCGAACGCCAGGCTGATGCTGCCGATGCCGAGCGCGGTCGAGGTGTTGAGTGCCGAGAGGAACAGGCCCATCGTCTGGCGCACCCCCATCGTGAGTGCGAAGGCGCCGGCGGCCGCCAGCAGCACGAGCCAGGGCGCATGGCGCCGCAGAGGGGTTTCATTCATCGCCGGCTCCCGTTGCGTCTTCCGGCTGTCCATCGCCCAGCCCCGCGCGCTGCAACAGCTCCAGGCTCTCGTCGAGCAGGGCATGCAGCGCCAGCACGCGTTCCGTGCCGAGGATGTCGTTGAGCGCCAGCTGCGCGTCGTGCCACAGGCGCTGCGCCTCGGCTCGCTTGTCGCGGCCCGCGTCAGTGATCGCCAGCATGCGGCTGCGCGCATCGGGCCCCTCCGTCTGCACCAGGAAGCCCGCGGCCAGCATCGGCTTGAGGTTGCGCGTGAGCGTGGAGGCGTCGACGTTCATCTCGCGCGCCAGATCGACCGGGCGCAGCGGCCCGAGATGCAGCACGTGCGAGAGCAGCGAGTACTGCGTGGTCTTGAGCCCGCTGGGCGCGACGTGCGTGTCATAAAGGCGCGACGCCAGCCTGGAGAGCCGGCGCAGGCGGAAATTGGTACATCCTTGGGGCCTCAGCTGAGGCTTCAGAGCGGCGTTCATGCCATTCATTGTAGCTACAATAATTGTACCTACAACTATCAAGGAGTTTTTTCCATGACCGAGTCCCATGCCATCGGCGCCTGGATCGCCCAGGAGGCCGAAATCGTCCAGCGCCTGGACGCGGGGCCGGGCCCTGGCCTGGCACGCCCCGAGCAGATCGCCGGCAAGACCGGGCTGGAAATGATGGGAGCGATGCTGCGCGCCGAAATCCCCTATGCTGCCATCGCCAAGACCCTCGACTTCGTCCTGCTGGAAGTCGGCCCGGGCCGGGCCGTGTTCCAGGGCAAGCCGCTGGCGCAGCACCTGAATCCGCTCGGCACCATCCACGGCGGCTGGGTTGCGACCCTGCTCGACTCGGCGCTGGGCTGCTCGGTCCACACCATGATGCCGGTGGGGCGCGCCTACACGACCGCCGAGCTGAGCGTGAACTACGTGAAGGGCCTCACGCCCAAGGTGCAGCGGGTCCGCGCCGAAGGCAAGGTGATCCATTGCGGCCGGCAACTCGCCACTGCCGAGGCCCGGCTCGTGGGGCCCGACGGTACGCTGTACGCCCACGCCACCACAACCTGCCTTGTGTTCGAGATCCCCTCGCCACGCTGATCGATCGGCCGCAGCCCATGCCCTCCTCCATCCCTCGCGATCCCTCGCTTGCGCCAGCCTTCAAGACCCTCCTCGCCGACCGGTACAGCTGCCGGGGCTACCTTGCCGAGCCCGTCGCGCGCGAGACGATCGATGCGATCCTTCAACTGGCACAGCGCACCGCCTCCTGGTGCAACTCGCAGCCATGGCAGGTGACCGTGACCAGTGCCGCAGCCACCGAACGGCTGCGCCACGCCTTCGATTCGGACGCAGCCGCGGCCGACGCCGCATTCGACATTGCACCGCCGACGGAATACCGCGGCGTGTACCGCGAGCGCCGCCGCGAATGCGGCTTTCAGCTGTACGAGAGCGTGGGCATTGCGCGCGGCGACCGCGAGGCCTCGCAGCGGCAGGCGCAGGAGAATTTCAGGTTCTTCGGCGCACCGCACCTGGCCCTCGTCACCACC
It includes:
- a CDS encoding nitroreductase — encoded protein: MPSSIPRDPSLAPAFKTLLADRYSCRGYLAEPVARETIDAILQLAQRTASWCNSQPWQVTVTSAAATERLRHAFDSDAAAADAAFDIAPPTEYRGVYRERRRECGFQLYESVGIARGDREASQRQAQENFRFFGAPHLALVTTESLLGTYGALDCGAYVNNFMLAARSLGVASIAQAAVASRSKLLHRWFDIPDDRQVVCGIAFGYEDPSHPANQFRTSRAPLEEACRWVD
- a CDS encoding MFS transporter; protein product: MNETPLRRHAPWLVLLAAAGAFALTMGVRQTMGLFLSALNTSTALGIGSISLAFAFGQLWWGLTQPFAGAAADRIGTGRVVFLGVLLVAIGTLITPLMTSTAGLILAIGVLAAGGAGMAGPSVLMAATTRLVPAGKRGLATGLVNAGGSFGQFAMAPIAVGLTAAVGWAGAMQWLGVLVLLALPAAWVLKGNSNAMAAASAAASGTKPLSARQAIGQALATPSYRYLSLGFLVCGFHVAFLATHLPGVVAACGLPAEVGGWALAMIGLFNIVGSLAMGWAVGRWRMKSLLSLVYATRGIAVLVFLLAPKTTVVMLVFAAVMGVTFLSTVPPTAGLVAKMFGPANMAMLFGIVMLAHQVGGFLGAYLGGYVFQATGNYDIVWYIDIALAAGAALVHLPIREARLARAKLVAA
- a CDS encoding MATE family efflux transporter — its product is MLLEAPIVATLLRLAAPNVLVMVAQASVGLIETYFVGKLGTNALAGMALVFPIVMLMQMTSAGAMGGGIASSIARALGARRRGDADALVWHAAVIAIGFGLCFSLALLAGGRWLYAIMGGTGAALDAALTYSNWVFAGAVLVWLFNSLSAIIRGTGNMAVPANVTVVGVVFLIPASPLLIFGWGPLPGMGIAGGAMALLLYYLLGSIALIVYLRSPRSLLRPTLSALKLRWPLFRDILRIGLVGAVSTVATNLSIGIATALTGHFGSGALAGYGTASRLEYLLVPLVFGLGAPLVAMVGTCMGAGQRERALRATWAGAALAFALTETIGLAAALFPRPWLLLFGNDPVMLETGAHYLRVVGPLYGFFGVGLVLYFASQGAGRLLWPVLGNIARLVVAGVGGWLALRWGGGLAGVFAAQGVALVVYGIVIASAIAGGAWFGRVGWPRTTSGLLRRVAQA
- a CDS encoding PaaI family thioesterase; this translates as MTESHAIGAWIAQEAEIVQRLDAGPGPGLARPEQIAGKTGLEMMGAMLRAEIPYAAIAKTLDFVLLEVGPGRAVFQGKPLAQHLNPLGTIHGGWVATLLDSALGCSVHTMMPVGRAYTTAELSVNYVKGLTPKVQRVRAEGKVIHCGRQLATAEARLVGPDGTLYAHATTTCLVFEIPSPR
- a CDS encoding 2-dehydro-3-deoxy-6-phosphogalactonate aldolase, whose product is MTTPREKFDAAMRELPLVAILRGLAPAEAADVGDAIVESGFRLLEVPLNSPKPYASITLMRTRFPHALVGAGTVLDVQQVRYVHSAGGELIVSPNFNAEVIAEAVRLGMVCLPGVMTPTEAFGALAAGATGLKLFPAELASPAVVKALLAVLPEGTPLMPVGGITPTNMAEWCSAGAAGFGIGSALYKPGKQASAVRADAQRFVAAFTGSAHA
- a CDS encoding 2-dehydro-3-deoxygalactonokinase — its product is MTRLVAIDWGTSSLRGALLDANGKVLEERSDARGILTVAEGGFLAVFETLFGDWMRLEGARCLISGMAGSKQGWVEAPYCACPAGRVEVGRRIIDIEAMPGARIAIVPGLRDEHAGVPDVMRGEEVQIFGAMSITGLDDGVFVLPGTHNKWATVKKGRIVGFRTYMTGEFYALLSQHSILARTLDAAAPLDEAAFLEGVTRSENGHGLLHNAFGARTLALFERMPKEELSSYLSGLLIGEELRTQSLQAVGEVVLIGSSALTQRYALALRATGTATRTLGAEATWAGLHALSGFLDIGRMPP
- a CDS encoding MarR family winged helix-turn-helix transcriptional regulator encodes the protein MNGMNAALKPQLRPQGCTNFRLRRLSRLASRLYDTHVAPSGLKTTQYSLLSHVLHLGPLRPVDLAREMNVDASTLTRNLKPMLAAGFLVQTEGPDARSRMLAITDAGRDKRAEAQRLWHDAQLALNDILGTERVLALHALLDESLELLQRAGLGDGQPEDATGAGDE
- a CDS encoding SDR family oxidoreductase, coding for MKIKDSVVFITGANRGLGLAFAKAALAAGARKVYAAARDPKSVTLPGVVPVALDVTQPAQIEAAVRACGDVTLLVNNAGISRGANLLGAGAVEAARAEFETNFFGVWGVSQAFAPVLAANGGGAIVNVLSALSWTTFPSVATYSATKSAAWSLSNGLRNELAGQGTQVTSLHVAYMDTDMASHVPGPKASPGEVAQLALAGVEAGLPEVLADAVARQLKQSLSSDAPAYAAAPAAA
- a CDS encoding aldolase, which codes for MSADSDYASPAVRKLREDLALALRAAAHHGLSEGVCNHFSVLLPGAQDRYLINPRGLHWSEIGPDDVVLIDVHGEVLAGRHRVEPTALFIHGAVHRLTGHAVVLHCHMPYATALTLTAERALDPTLSQNAMRYMNRIAVDAVYNGLALDDAEGERIARAMAGKDIAFLANHGVIVAGACIAHAYDDLYYLERASLHQVIAQSTGRPLVPVDARLAAHVAAQIQGEREQADLFFEALRRMLPPPRG